DNA from Candidatus Methylacidiphilales bacterium:
CGGTTGAAATAGCAGCACCTCCATTTCTTACTCTTAATCTTAATCCTGCTCTATCTCCAACTCCAACTCTCAGAAAATGATGATTGCTGAGGGGGGATTGCTGAAGGCTGAGAGCTGACAGCCGATAGCTGAGAGCCGCAGGATTAGGATTAGAGCATATTGTATTTATTCTGCCGCACGTTCATACATTCCGCCGCGGCGGACGAGGAGCGCAGCGACGTGGCAATCCAGAAACCAACTTATGGGTATGGAGTGGATCGCCACGGCCCAACTCCGACATGCGTCGCGAGTGTTCCAGATGGGCCTCCTAATGAACAGTTGTGACAACATGTTGAAAGATGGGATGTTAGCTAAAACGCCAACGGCGTTTCGTCCTTCAGCCCAGGGTTGTCCGGCTCCGACGGACTACCCTGGGTAAAATAAAAAAATCACCCCGAACCCTGAAAGCGGTTCCGTCCGCCTCTTGGGCAAGCCCAGCGGGCACAAACTCCGGCATGCGTTAGCGCGCCCCTACAGGGCTTGAGGTTTTACACTATTCATATTCCTGGGGCGATGCCCCAGGCTGGTATGGGCCGCACCTTCGGTGCTTCTCTCACGAACCCACGTTCATTCCTGCTCAAAACACCTTCTTTGAAGGTTTGGTTTCTCGCGATGACGCGACAATATAAACGCAATTTGCTCTAAGATTAAGAGTAAGCGTACGAGGTAGAGATAACCTTCAGCAATCTGACTTCTGCATTCAGCATTCTGCCTTCCGCCTAATCATCAATCTTACTTCATCAATCCTCAATCCTCCTTTCCCCATCGAATCAGTTGCCGCCTTCCGGTTTCTCCTGTAGGATTCCCATCGTGTTTTTGGTTCCTGATTTGAATTTCGATTTGCTGGCCCGGTACAATGTTTCCGGACCGCGCTACACCAGCTATCCCACGGCCCCCCAGTTTACGGAAAAATTCACAGGGCCCGATCTTTTGGAGGAAATCCGCCGGACCCATTTGGAGAAAAATCCGCCGCCCCTTTCGCTCTATTATCACCTGCCGTTTTGCAAGTCGGTCTGTTTTTATTGCGGTTGCAACGTGACTTTCACCCGGGACCGCTCGCGCGGGAACGCGTACATCGAGGCCCTGAGGCAGGAGATGGATTTGGTGATGCCGTATCTCAAGCCGCGGCGTCCGGTGGTTCAATTGCATTGGGGAGGGGGCACGCCGACCTTTTGCACGCCGGAACAATTGAGCCGGCTTTTTGGATCGATCCGGGAGCGCTTTGAATTCGCCCCGGACGCGGAGATCGGCGTCGAGGTCGATCCGCGCGAAACGTCCCCCGAACACCTGCAGGTCCTTGGAAGCGTTGGTTTCAATCGTTTGTCAGTCGGCATCCAGGATTTTGACCCGAAAGTCCAGGAAGCGGTCAACCGGCTGCAGTCCGAGGAGGCGACGCGCGCCACGATTGACGAAGCCCGGAAAAACGGATTTCAAAGCGTGTCGGTCGATCTCATGTATGGGCTGCCCCTGCAAACGGCCTCAACCTTCGCCACCACGCTGGATCGGGTGCTGGCGCTGGATCCGGACCGCCTTGCGCTGTTTAATTTCGCCTATCTTCCCGCCCAGATCCGGCACCAGAAGGCCATCCGCGAGGCCGATTTGCCGTCCCCGCGCGAAAAGCTGGCGATCTTCAAGCTTGCGGTCGAACGGTTGTTAGGGGCGGGGTATGCCTACATCGGGATGGATCATTTTGCCAAACCCGGGGATGATCTGCGCCTCGCGCAGGCTGCCGGAAAACTGCACCGTAATTTCCAGGGCTACACCACCCATGCCGAGGCCGACCTCTATGCGTTCGGCGTTTCCTCCATCAGCAGCCTGGGCCGGGTTTATGCGCAGAACCGCAAAAAAGTGGGGGAATACATGGCGGAAGTGGAGGCGGGACGCCTGCCCGTGATGCGCGGGCTTCGGTTGACCGACGAGGACCTGCTCCGGCGCCATGTCATCATGCGGTTGATGTGCGATTTTGAACTGGACATGGAACGGGTGGAACGCGAATTCGGCATCGACTTTCACGAACATTTTTCCCCCGCGCTGGAAACGCTCAAGCCGATGGAAGAGGCGGGCCTCCTCGAGATCCTGCCGTCCAAAATCACGGTGCGGCCGACCGGAAGGTTCCTGATCCGGAACATCGCGATGTGTTTCGACGCCTATCTTCAGGGGTCGGCAGTCCAATATTCGAGGACAGTTTAAAGTCTTAAGTTCGCCCCGGCGAATCCGTCCTGTGGCGGATTTTAA
Protein-coding regions in this window:
- the hemN gene encoding oxygen-independent coproporphyrinogen III oxidase, which codes for MFLVPDLNFDLLARYNVSGPRYTSYPTAPQFTEKFTGPDLLEEIRRTHLEKNPPPLSLYYHLPFCKSVCFYCGCNVTFTRDRSRGNAYIEALRQEMDLVMPYLKPRRPVVQLHWGGGTPTFCTPEQLSRLFGSIRERFEFAPDAEIGVEVDPRETSPEHLQVLGSVGFNRLSVGIQDFDPKVQEAVNRLQSEEATRATIDEARKNGFQSVSVDLMYGLPLQTASTFATTLDRVLALDPDRLALFNFAYLPAQIRHQKAIREADLPSPREKLAIFKLAVERLLGAGYAYIGMDHFAKPGDDLRLAQAAGKLHRNFQGYTTHAEADLYAFGVSSISSLGRVYAQNRKKVGEYMAEVEAGRLPVMRGLRLTDEDLLRRHVIMRLMCDFELDMERVEREFGIDFHEHFSPALETLKPMEEAGLLEILPSKITVRPTGRFLIRNIAMCFDAYLQGSAVQYSRTV